ATGCCCTACATGCAGTCCTGCTCCCGACGGGTAAGGAAACATGTCTAATACGAAATATTTAGGCTTAGACGAATTATTTTCTGCTTTAAAGGTTTGGTCTTCCGACCAGAATTTCTGCCACTTGGCTTCAATTTCATTTGGATTGTACTTCATTGCTCTGAATTCTATGTTACCGGAAATTGCGTTCCTGTATGTTTTCTACTAATTTATCGTGAATCGTTCCGTTTCCACGCATCAAAAGATACTGAAAAACCGGTGTGGATTGCCAAAAAATCCCAAAACGATTCGTTTCCCAATCAAAAAACCTTCTTTTTGGGCAGGCAAATTTACATTATATTATAAGAAAGTTAAAACTTTGGACGTTATAAACCCTAAAAACAATTTTCTTTATTATTTTTACGGCTTAAATCAGATTCTATGGCTTCATCTTTTGAAAAGTATCAAAAACGCAAACTTATTTCTTCCTATTTTTCGGTTATTTTGAGTATTTTCCTGGTGCTGTTCCTTTTGGGCGCTTTAGGGCTTTTTGTTATTAATTCTGGAAAGATTTCAAACGATTTTAAAGAAAACATTCCGATGTCTGTTTACTTTAACAGTGAGGCCAACGACAGTATTCTGAAAGCATTCGGAACACAACTGGTTGCTTCCAATTATGTAAAGGATCACACTTTTGTTTCCAAAGACGATGCAGCAAAAAAACACAAAGATATCATCGGTGAGGATTTTATGGAGTTCTTAGGATTCAATCCGCTTCAAAATTCTTATGACATTCACCTGAAAGGAGATTATGTTGTTTCTGACAGTATTAAAGAAATTGAAAGCAATATTCGTAAAAACCCTATGGTTACAGAGGTTATTTACGACAAACAACTGGTTGATCTGGTAAATGAGAACGTAAAGAAAATTACGTTTTGGATTTTAATCGTAAGTGCCGTACTGGCTTTGGTAGCGATGTTGTTAATTAACAGCTCACTGCGTTTATCGATTCATTCCAACCGTTTTATCATCAAAACCATGCAAATGGTCGGGGCAACAAAATCGTTTATCCGCAAACCGTTTATCTGGAGAAGCATCAAGCTGGGACTAATTGGTTCCGGACTGGCTATTATTGCTTTAATAGGATTGGTTTTCTATGTAGACGGTCTGTTTCCTAGTTTAGGCATTGCAACCGATTATCTTTCTATTGGTATTGTACTGGCAGCCGTATTGCTGGTAGGCATTATCATTACCTGGATCAGCACCTTCTTTGCGACCCAGCGCTTTTTAAATTTAAGAACAGACGATTTATATTAAGAATCTAAAATAATAGTAAGAACACGATACAATGGAGAACGAAAACAAACACAAACACGACTTTCTTTTTGAAAACGTTAATTACAAAATCCTTTTTATAGGTCTTGGTGTTATTGCCTTAGGTTTTTTATTAATGTCGGGTGGCGGCAGTACCGATCCGAACGTATTTAGTGAAGATATCTTCAATTTCAGAAGAATCAAACTGGCACCGACCATCGTTTTAATCGGTTTTGGAATTACGATTTATTCGATTATCAAAAACCCTAAAAAAGATACTAAAGCCTAGTACCCGTTTCAATGGATTTATTACAAGCCCTTATTCTTGCCGTTATTGAAGGCTTAACAGAATATTTACCTGTTTCTTCAACCGGCCACATGATTTTTGCCAGTTCTTATTTTGACATTCAAAATGACGATTTTGTAAAACTATTCCAGGTTTCCATTCAGTTCGGAGCCATCCTTGCCGTTGTGGCGTTGTACTGGAAAAAGTTTTTCGATTTCTCCAAATTCAATTTCTATATCAAATTAGCCTGCGCCGTAGTACCAGCTTTGATTTTAGGCAAAATTTTTGACGACATGATCGATGCCGTATTAGGAAAACCTATTCCGATCGCGATTGTATTGATCTTAGGCGGTGTTATTTTGTTATTTGTGGACAATTTTTTCAAAAACCCGACGATTCACAAAGAAGAAGATATTTCCATTAAGAGAGCCGTGATTATCGGATTCTGGCAGTGTCTGGCAATGATGCCGGGAACAAGCCGTTCGGCCGCTTCTATTATTGGTGGTATGCAGCAGGGCTTAACCCGCCAGGCTGCCGCTGAATTCTCTTTCTTTTTAGCCGTTCCCACGATGCTTGCCGTTACCGTATATTCGCTGTTTTTAAAAACGTATGAAGTTTCCCAGTTGAAAGGATACGAACTTTTACTGCAATCCGGTGACAATATCAAATTGTTCCTTATCGGTAATGTAGTTGCCTTTATTGTGGCGGTTATCGCTATTAAATTTTTTATCGGCGTGGTTAAAAAATACGGTTTCCGTCCGTGGGGATATTACCGTATTATTGCCGGAACAGCTCTTCTGATTTACTTTACCTATATTAAATAATTACACTTTGATTACAGCCGAAGATTTCCAAACGGGACAAGTTTTACTGATTGACAAACCTTTGCAATGGTCGTCGTTTCAAGCCGTGAATAAGATTAAATGGTCCCTGAAGAAACACCTGGGATTAAAGAAAATCAAAGTAGGACATGCCGGGACTTTAGATCCGCTGGCATCCGGTTTACTGATTGTGTGCACCGGTAAATTCACAAAGCGCATCCCGGAATTACAGGGAATGATCAAAGAATATACCGGAACTTTTCACCTGGGCGCGACAACACCTTCGTATGATCTGGAAACGGAAATCGATGCTGTTTTCCCGACCGGACACATCACAGAAGAACTGATCTACAAAACAGTAGCATCCTTTTTAGGTGAAATCGACCAGAAACCACCCATTTTTTCCGCTATTAAAAAAGACGGCAAACGATTGTATGAACATGCCCGAAAAGGTGAAGAAATAGAAATCCAGGCCCGAAAAACCGTTATCCACGAATTTGAAATTACCCGTATTGCTTTACCGGAGGTAGATTTCAGAGTGGTTTGCAGTAAAGGAACCTATATCCGTTCTCTTGCCTACGATTATGGTCTGGCTTTACAGTCGGGCGCACACTTAACCGCTTTGCGCCGTACTAAAATCGGAGATTATGCTGTTGACAATGCCATGCTGGTTACCGACTTTGAAGATTCGGTAACGCCTTAAACCATCATACCATACAAGAGGCCACAAAAAAGACGGCATTAGCTATCCCAATACCGCCTTTATAAATCAGATACGTTTTTCAATTACAAACCTTCCATCACACCAAGCAGTTCCTGTTGTGTAGAAAGTCCTTTGTCTTTCAGGTACCACATTTGCAGGTCCGTCTTCGCCGTTTCATCAACAACACCGTGTGCTGCTTTGTAATCCAGTATTAATTGTTTGGCTCCCTGTGGCCGCGGACCCCAATCGGCCAGTATTTCTTTAGTATCGGCATCCAAAACAATCACTTTTGGAATAGCCCTTCCTCCGTTTGTTAAAAAATGCTGCATCAATTCCTCATTTTCATCTCTGAAAACAAGCTGCAGTGTTATATTTTCTGTATACTCGTCCATTTTGTGCAAGATCGGCAAGATCTGCGCCGCATCGCCGCACCAGCCTTCCGAAAGCACCAGCCAGATATATTTTTTACGGATAGCTGCCAAACCTTCCTGTATGTTTTGCGGTACCGCAATTGTTTTATCCAGACGATTCATCCGGGTTTCATTCAATTCACTGTAATGCAATAAATCATCAGACTGTTCATTACCCGTCGATTTCCCCTCTTTCAGTAATTTTGTCACCAAGCTTCTGTATTCCTGATAAGTATAACTTCTTTTCAGGCTGTCTTCGATATAATTTTCCATTTTCTATTTATTATACTGTGCAAATTTAGCGCAAAAAACAGGATTAAAAAGTAACAAAAGTCACAATCCAATGGACAAAAAGTGTAACTTTATCTTTTTACAGTACAAATGGATTTACAAACAAAATCAATAGGTTTAATTCTTTCCGGCGGCGGCACAAAAGGATTAGCACATGCCGGAGCCATTAAATTTTTAGAAGAAAAAAATATCCGCCCTGTTCATATTGCCGGTACCAGTGCCGGATCCATCATAGGTGCTTTATATGCCTGGGGAAAATCGCCCGATCAGATTCTGGAATTCTTCAAATCCATTTACTTTTTCCACTGGAAGCATTTTACACTCAAAAAAGCCGGCTTAATTGATTCAGAATCTTTTAAAAAATATTTTACCTCAATTTTTGAAGACGCAACTTTGGGCGACCTCAAAATACACACCCATATTACCGCAACCGATATGGTAAAAGGGAAGCTGAAAATTTTCAGCCCGGAAACCAAGATCGTTGATGCCATTTTAGCCTCATCCTCTTTTCCCGGTGTTATGTCGCCTTATGAGATAAAAGGACGCATTTATAGTGACGGCGGTATCCTGAATCACTTTCCGACCGATATTTTACAAGGCCGCTGCGACACCTTAATCGGTGTGTATGTAAGTCCTATCCAGAAAATAGAGGCCAGGGATCTTACTTCCATAAAAGCGGTAACAACCAGGGCTTTCGATTTGCTTTCTGCAAATTCCAACATGCAGAAATTCAATAACTGCGATTGGGTGATCGAGCCGGAAGAACTATCCATTTACAGCACTTTCGAAACCAACAAACTGCGAATGGAATCTATTTTCAATATTGGCTATGAGGCTGCCAGAAAGTCCTATCTGGAGCTCAAATTATAAATAACACCCCGTTCCGCTGCGTATGCATTTGCCTGTTAACCAAAAGTATTGCTTTGTTTAAGAAATATTTACGGAGTTAGTTTTAAAAAAACAGATAATAACTATATTTGCACCACTAAACAAAACTTGCAATGAAATACAAAAGAATCCTTCTAAAATTAAGCGGTGAAGCTTTAATGGGTGAAAGACAATATGGAATTGACCCTAAAAGATTAGCCGAATATGCAGCTGAAATAAAAGAAATCCATGACAAAGGTGTTGAAATCGCTATTGTTATTGGAGGTGGAAATATTTTTAGAGGTGTAGCCGGAGCGAGTAATGGGATGGATCGTGTTCAGGGAGATTATATGGGAATGCTTGCTACCGTGATTAACGGTATGGCATTACAGGGTGCTTTGGAAGAAGCCGGCATGCAGACCCGTTTGCAAACTGCTTTAAAAATTGAAGCCATTGCAGAACCGTATATCAAAAGAAGAGCTGTTCGCCACCTGGAAAAAGGAAGAATTGTTATCTTCGGAGCCGGAACCGGAAATCCTTATTTTACAACCGATACGGCAGCAGTTTTAAGAGGTGTTGAAATCAATGCCGATGTAATCTTAAAAGGTACGCGTGTTGACGGTGTTTACACTGCCGATCCGGAAAAAGATGCTACGGCTGTAAAATATGATTCGATCACTTTCGAAGATGTATTGAAAAAAGGACTTAATGTAATGGACACAACCGCCTTCACTTTAAGTCAGGAAAACGAATTACCAATCATTGTTTTCGATATGAACAAAGAAGGTAATTTATTAAAAGTGTGCGAAGGCGCAACAGTTGGAACAACAGTAAATATTTAATTTTGAATCATAAAAATTAGTATCATGACGGAAGAAATTAATTTTATTTTAGATAGCACAAAAGAATCCATGAACGGTTCTTTATCGCACTTGGAGAAAGAATTCCTGAACATTCGTGCCGGAAAAGCGACACCGCAAATGCTTGGTGGTGTTTTTGTAGATTACTACGGTTCTCAAACGCCGCTTTCTCAGGTTGCAAACGTTAACACGCCCGATGCCAGAACGATTACCGTTACGCCATGGGAAAAAAGTATGTTACAACCTATCGAAAAAGCAATCATGATTGCTAATCTTGGTTTTAACCCGATGAACAATGGTGACAACATCATCATTAGTGTTCCGCCATTAACAGAAGAACGTCGTCGCGACCTTGTTAAACAGGCAAAATCGGAAGCAGAAGATGCCAAAATCAGTATCCGTAACGTACGTAAGGATGCCAATACCGATATCAAGAAATTAGAAAAAGACGGAACTTCTGAGGACATTTGTAAAACTGCCGAAGAAGACGTTCAGAAACTAACCGATATCTTTATCAAAAAAATCGATGAGCTTTTGGCCGGTAAGGAAGCCGAGATCATGAAAGTATAAGTCAAAAAAATCCGCTGAATCAGCGGATTTTTTATTTCCCCACACAGCATTCCGCTACTCCGCTTTACAGTCCGAATCAATTCCCGCTTTAAATTAGCTTTATTGCTATCTTTTTGACATGCTTTTTATTACCTTTGCGGGCATTAAAAACTTTATATTCACTAAAAATCAATATAAAAATCATTACAATGAAGCACACTAAAGTTAAAGACCTACTAAACGGTACAAAGACATTGCATGAAGTAAAAGCAAAAGGTTGGGTTAGAACATTTAGAAATAATCAGTTTATCGCGTTGAATGACGGTTCTACGATAAATAATATTCAGTGTGTTGTTGATTTTGAAAATACTCCGGAAGAGACTTTAAAAAGAATCACCACCGGTGCTGCTGTCAGCCTTACAGGAACTTTGGTAGAAAGCAAAGGAGCCGGACAGACAGTAGAAATCCAGGTTACCAAATTGGAAATATTAGGCGATTCCGATCCGGAAAAATATCCGATGCAGCCTAAAAAGCACTCTTTGGAGTTTTTACGTGAGAATGCTCACTTAAGAATCCGTACGAATGCTTTCGGAGCTATCATGCGTGTCCGTTCGACATTAGCATTTGCAGTGCACCAGTATTTCCAGGAAAACGGTTTCTTTTATGTAAATACACCAATCATCACCGGTTCGGATGCTGAAGGAGCCGGAGAAATGTTTAGAGTAACAACGTTACCATTTGACGGTACCCCGCGAACAGAAGACGGAAAAATAAACCATAAGGAAGATTTCTTTGGAAAAGAAACCAACTTAACCGTTTCCGGACAGCTGGAAGGAGAAACGTATGCTATGGCCCTGGGTCAGATTTATACTTTCGGACCTACTTTCAGAGCGGAAAACTCGAATACTTCCCGTCACTTAGCAGAGTTCTGGATGATCGAGCCTGAAGTTGCCTTTAACAACCTGGCAGACAACATGGATTTAGCCGAAGACTTTATCAAATATGTAATTAAATACACTGTTGACAAATGTGGTGACGATTTAAAATTCCTGGAGCAGCGTTTGCTTGATGAAGAGAAATCAAAACCTCAGGCGGAAAGAAGCGAAATGAGTTTATTAGAAAAACTGAACTTCGTGATGGACAACAACTTTAAACGCGTTAGCTATACCGAAGCTATTGACATTTTAAAGAGCTCCAAACCAAACAAGAACAAAAAATTCAATTATATCATTGACGAATGGGGAGCTGACCTGCAAAGTGAGCACGAAAGATTCCTTGTTGAAAAACACTTTAAATGCCCGGTAATCCTATTTGATTATCCTGCAAAAATAAAAGCGTTCTACATGCGTTTAAATGAAGACGGACAAACGGTACGTGCGATGGATATCCTTTTCCCTGGAATTGGTGAAATCGTAGGTGGTTCTCAAAGAGAAGAGCGTTTGGATGTATTGCAACAAAAAATCGCCGATTTAGGAATTGATGAAAAAGAATTATGGTGGTACCTTGACACAAGACGTTTCGGAAGTGCTGTTCACAGCGGTTTCGGACTTGGTTTTGAAAGACTGGTATTGTTCGTAACCGGAATGACAAACATCCGTGACGTAATTCCTTTCCCAAGAACTCCTCAAAACGCAGAATTCTAATCCAGAATTTGTGAATTTGGTTATGGTTTAAATCAGGATAAGAAAATTATAGCTTTCTTATCCTGATTATATCACTAAAGAAGACGTGACCTTTGCTGAAAATTTTTTATTTTTGAATATACATTTCATCAGGTTCAATCATTACGTTATTCAGAAATGACAAATAACCAAATCAACGAATAACCGAATACACAATATAATGCTCAAACAACATTTACAACTTAAATTATCCCAAAAACTATCGCCTCAGCAAATCCAATTGATGAAGTTGATACAATTGCCTACACAGGCTTTTGAACAACGTCTTAAAGAGGAATTGGTTGAGAATCCCGCTTTGGAAACCGGTAAGGAAGAACAAATGGATGCCGATGAGTTTGCTGA
This region of Flavobacterium inviolabile genomic DNA includes:
- a CDS encoding DUF3098 domain-containing protein, with protein sequence MENENKHKHDFLFENVNYKILFIGLGVIALGFLLMSGGGSTDPNVFSEDIFNFRRIKLAPTIVLIGFGITIYSIIKNPKKDTKA
- the pyrH gene encoding UMP kinase, yielding MKYKRILLKLSGEALMGERQYGIDPKRLAEYAAEIKEIHDKGVEIAIVIGGGNIFRGVAGASNGMDRVQGDYMGMLATVINGMALQGALEEAGMQTRLQTALKIEAIAEPYIKRRAVRHLEKGRIVIFGAGTGNPYFTTDTAAVLRGVEINADVILKGTRVDGVYTADPEKDATAVKYDSITFEDVLKKGLNVMDTTAFTLSQENELPIIVFDMNKEGNLLKVCEGATVGTTVNI
- a CDS encoding thioredoxin family protein, encoding MENYIEDSLKRSYTYQEYRSLVTKLLKEGKSTGNEQSDDLLHYSELNETRMNRLDKTIAVPQNIQEGLAAIRKKYIWLVLSEGWCGDAAQILPILHKMDEYTENITLQLVFRDENEELMQHFLTNGGRAIPKVIVLDADTKEILADWGPRPQGAKQLILDYKAAHGVVDETAKTDLQMWYLKDKGLSTQQELLGVMEGL
- the asnS gene encoding asparagine--tRNA ligase codes for the protein MKHTKVKDLLNGTKTLHEVKAKGWVRTFRNNQFIALNDGSTINNIQCVVDFENTPEETLKRITTGAAVSLTGTLVESKGAGQTVEIQVTKLEILGDSDPEKYPMQPKKHSLEFLRENAHLRIRTNAFGAIMRVRSTLAFAVHQYFQENGFFYVNTPIITGSDAEGAGEMFRVTTLPFDGTPRTEDGKINHKEDFFGKETNLTVSGQLEGETYAMALGQIYTFGPTFRAENSNTSRHLAEFWMIEPEVAFNNLADNMDLAEDFIKYVIKYTVDKCGDDLKFLEQRLLDEEKSKPQAERSEMSLLEKLNFVMDNNFKRVSYTEAIDILKSSKPNKNKKFNYIIDEWGADLQSEHERFLVEKHFKCPVILFDYPAKIKAFYMRLNEDGQTVRAMDILFPGIGEIVGGSQREERLDVLQQKIADLGIDEKELWWYLDTRRFGSAVHSGFGLGFERLVLFVTGMTNIRDVIPFPRTPQNAEF
- the truB gene encoding tRNA pseudouridine(55) synthase TruB, with the protein product MTAEDFQTGQVLLIDKPLQWSSFQAVNKIKWSLKKHLGLKKIKVGHAGTLDPLASGLLIVCTGKFTKRIPELQGMIKEYTGTFHLGATTPSYDLETEIDAVFPTGHITEELIYKTVASFLGEIDQKPPIFSAIKKDGKRLYEHARKGEEIEIQARKTVIHEFEITRIALPEVDFRVVCSKGTYIRSLAYDYGLALQSGAHLTALRRTKIGDYAVDNAMLVTDFEDSVTP
- a CDS encoding patatin-like phospholipase family protein, yielding MDLQTKSIGLILSGGGTKGLAHAGAIKFLEEKNIRPVHIAGTSAGSIIGALYAWGKSPDQILEFFKSIYFFHWKHFTLKKAGLIDSESFKKYFTSIFEDATLGDLKIHTHITATDMVKGKLKIFSPETKIVDAILASSSFPGVMSPYEIKGRIYSDGGILNHFPTDILQGRCDTLIGVYVSPIQKIEARDLTSIKAVTTRAFDLLSANSNMQKFNNCDWVIEPEELSIYSTFETNKLRMESIFNIGYEAARKSYLELKL
- a CDS encoding cell division protein FtsX, encoding MASSFEKYQKRKLISSYFSVILSIFLVLFLLGALGLFVINSGKISNDFKENIPMSVYFNSEANDSILKAFGTQLVASNYVKDHTFVSKDDAAKKHKDIIGEDFMEFLGFNPLQNSYDIHLKGDYVVSDSIKEIESNIRKNPMVTEVIYDKQLVDLVNENVKKITFWILIVSAVLALVAMLLINSSLRLSIHSNRFIIKTMQMVGATKSFIRKPFIWRSIKLGLIGSGLAIIALIGLVFYVDGLFPSLGIATDYLSIGIVLAAVLLVGIIITWISTFFATQRFLNLRTDDLY
- the frr gene encoding ribosome recycling factor is translated as MTEEINFILDSTKESMNGSLSHLEKEFLNIRAGKATPQMLGGVFVDYYGSQTPLSQVANVNTPDARTITVTPWEKSMLQPIEKAIMIANLGFNPMNNGDNIIISVPPLTEERRRDLVKQAKSEAEDAKISIRNVRKDANTDIKKLEKDGTSEDICKTAEEDVQKLTDIFIKKIDELLAGKEAEIMKV
- a CDS encoding undecaprenyl-diphosphate phosphatase, with protein sequence MDLLQALILAVIEGLTEYLPVSSTGHMIFASSYFDIQNDDFVKLFQVSIQFGAILAVVALYWKKFFDFSKFNFYIKLACAVVPALILGKIFDDMIDAVLGKPIPIAIVLILGGVILLFVDNFFKNPTIHKEEDISIKRAVIIGFWQCLAMMPGTSRSAASIIGGMQQGLTRQAAAEFSFFLAVPTMLAVTVYSLFLKTYEVSQLKGYELLLQSGDNIKLFLIGNVVAFIVAVIAIKFFIGVVKKYGFRPWGYYRIIAGTALLIYFTYIK